The Limnochorda sp. LNt genome includes a region encoding these proteins:
- the ruvB gene encoding Holliday junction branch migration DNA helicase RuvB, whose translation MAEAAERRLVSPARRDEDVELDRTLRPRTLAEYVGQSQAKESLALFIEAARRRQEPLDHVLLYGPPGLGKTTLAACIAHELGVEFRMTSGPAIERQGDLVAILSNLKPRDVLFVDEIHRLSRVVEEVLYPAMEDFAVDIVIGKGPGARSVRLELAPFTLIGATTRAGMLTSPLRDRFGVILRLDFYSVEELTAIVQRSARLLGVRVEEEGALEIARRSRGTPRTANRLLRRVRDYAQVRAGGVITRDVARRALEMLNVDEHGLDAVDRQLLSTIIEKFDGGPVGVETLAAALGEEAETIEDVYEPYLMQQGFLHRTPRGRVATRLAGEHLGLPVPAPGGLPGQGGAQGQGRAQADLFSGPSEPGEG comes from the coding sequence ATGGCGGAAGCGGCCGAGAGGCGCCTGGTCTCCCCGGCGCGGCGCGACGAGGACGTGGAGCTGGACCGCACCCTGCGGCCCCGCACGCTGGCCGAGTACGTCGGCCAGTCGCAGGCCAAGGAGAGCCTGGCCCTCTTCATCGAGGCGGCACGCCGCCGCCAGGAGCCGCTGGATCACGTGCTGCTCTACGGCCCCCCGGGGCTCGGCAAGACGACGCTGGCCGCCTGCATCGCCCACGAGCTGGGCGTGGAGTTTCGGATGACCTCGGGCCCGGCCATCGAGCGCCAGGGCGACCTGGTGGCCATCCTGAGCAACCTCAAGCCTCGTGACGTGCTCTTCGTCGACGAGATCCACCGCCTGAGCCGGGTGGTGGAGGAGGTCCTCTACCCGGCCATGGAGGACTTCGCCGTCGACATCGTCATCGGCAAGGGGCCGGGGGCCCGCTCGGTGCGGCTGGAGCTGGCGCCCTTCACCCTGATTGGGGCCACCACCCGGGCGGGCATGCTGACCTCGCCCCTGCGGGACCGGTTCGGCGTCATCCTGCGGCTCGACTTCTACTCGGTGGAGGAGCTGACGGCCATCGTCCAGCGGAGCGCCCGGCTGCTGGGCGTGCGGGTGGAGGAGGAGGGGGCCCTCGAGATCGCCCGGCGCTCCCGGGGCACGCCCCGCACCGCCAACCGCCTGCTGCGCCGGGTGCGCGACTACGCGCAGGTGCGGGCCGGCGGGGTCATCACCCGGGATGTGGCGCGCCGGGCGCTGGAGATGCTCAACGTCGACGAGCACGGGCTGGATGCCGTCGACCGGCAGCTGTTGTCGACCATCATCGAGAAGTTCGACGGAGGGCCGGTGGGCGTCGAGACGCTGGCGGCGGCGCTGGGGGAGGAGGCCGAGACCATCGAGGACGTCTACGAGCCCTACCTGATGCAGCAGGGCTTCCTGCACCGCACGCCCCGGGGCCGCGTCGCGACCCGCCTGGCGGGCGAGCACCTGGGGCTGCCCGTGCCGGCGCCGGGCGGCTTGCCGGGGCAGGGCGGCGCCCAGGGGCAGGGCCGGGCGCAGGCCGACCTCTTCTCCGGGCCCTCCGAGCCGGGCGAGGGGTGA
- a CDS encoding DUF2905 domain-containing protein — protein sequence MPELSGFGRMLIVMGLAIAGLGLLLLVVGRGWLPGLGRLPGDIYVERGNFRFYFPLATSLLLSLLLTILLSLLRR from the coding sequence ATGCCGGAGCTGTCGGGCTTCGGCCGGATGCTGATCGTCATGGGGCTGGCCATCGCCGGCCTGGGACTGCTGCTGCTGGTGGTGGGGCGCGGCTGGCTGCCGGGCCTGGGGCGGCTGCCCGGCGACATCTACGTGGAGCGGGGCAACTTCCGCTTCTACTTCCCCCTGGCCACGTCGCTGCTGTTGAGCCTGCTGCTCACCATCCTCTTGAGCCTCTTGCGGCGGTAG
- the recO gene encoding DNA repair protein RecO, with translation MGLYRVEALVLRARPMGEADRVLTLFARGEGKLQAVARGSRRPRSRLMGATQPLCHGRYLLMSGRELDSVQQAELVDHGLRPLREDLRRMAAASVTAELVDALVEAREPSEALFRALEQTWTALAEAPPASLGPVVFWFCIHLMDRLGYAPVLDRCAACGRELGAAEAVRFSAREGGSLCASCAAERDAGAPLLKAEGRAALRHLRQHDVDAARRLILSPEGERQVRRALYHFIEYRLSAPSRAWQFWESLDELERAEMPAAAGPTVVSGAPSGPPAAEGSVEGHGGRAAQG, from the coding sequence TTGGGACTCTACCGGGTCGAGGCCCTGGTGCTGAGGGCCCGCCCCATGGGCGAGGCGGACCGGGTGCTGACGCTCTTCGCCCGGGGCGAGGGCAAGCTGCAGGCGGTGGCGCGGGGCAGCCGCCGTCCCCGCAGCCGCCTCATGGGAGCGACCCAGCCCCTCTGCCACGGGCGCTACCTCTTGATGTCGGGCCGGGAGCTCGACAGCGTGCAGCAGGCGGAGCTGGTCGATCATGGGCTGCGCCCCCTGCGGGAAGACTTACGCCGGATGGCGGCGGCCAGCGTGACGGCCGAGCTGGTCGACGCGCTGGTGGAGGCCCGGGAGCCGTCGGAGGCCCTCTTCCGGGCCCTCGAGCAGACGTGGACGGCCCTGGCCGAGGCGCCGCCGGCGTCGCTGGGACCTGTCGTCTTCTGGTTTTGCATCCACTTGATGGACCGGCTGGGCTACGCGCCGGTGCTGGATCGCTGCGCCGCCTGCGGCCGGGAGCTGGGAGCGGCGGAGGCGGTGCGGTTCTCCGCCCGGGAGGGCGGGAGCCTGTGCGCAAGCTGCGCCGCCGAGCGGGATGCCGGCGCGCCCCTGCTCAAGGCCGAGGGCCGGGCGGCGCTGCGCCACCTGCGCCAGCACGACGTGGACGCGGCGCGCCGGCTGATCCTCTCCCCCGAGGGGGAGCGCCAGGTGCGCCGGGCGTTGTACCATTTCATCGAGTACCGGCTGTCGGCGCCGTCCAGGGCGTGGCAGTTTTGGGAGAGCCTGGACGAGCTGGAGCGGGCGGAGATGCCGGCGGCAGCGGGGCCGACCGTCGTCTCCGGGGCGCCCTCCGGGCCGCCGGCGGCCGAGGGGAGCGTGGAGGGTCATGGAGGACGAGCTGCGCAAGGTTGA
- a CDS encoding DUF4342 domain-containing protein: MEDELRKVDLIRERTHLGYEQARQLLQEAGGDVVSALILWERRRGPARLGEEAEEAVGRVRALWEKGNRTMLRIQRGDQTYLQVPVTVGVVGAVLAPYLAAAGAAACLLTGCRVSLERQGGRETGRAEESPAGDLRAADGTASGG, translated from the coding sequence ATGGAGGACGAGCTGCGCAAGGTTGACCTGATCCGGGAGCGCACCCACCTGGGCTACGAGCAGGCCCGCCAGCTCCTGCAGGAGGCGGGGGGCGACGTGGTGTCGGCCCTGATCCTGTGGGAGCGGCGCCGGGGGCCGGCCCGGCTGGGCGAGGAGGCCGAGGAGGCCGTGGGCCGGGTGCGGGCGCTGTGGGAGAAGGGCAACCGCACGATGCTCCGCATCCAGCGGGGCGACCAGACCTACCTGCAGGTGCCGGTCACCGTGGGCGTGGTGGGGGCCGTGCTGGCGCCCTACCTGGCCGCGGCGGGCGCGGCGGCCTGCCTGCTGACGGGCTGCCGGGTCAGCCTGGAGCGCCAGGGCGGCCGCGAGACGGGGCGGGCCGAGGAGAGCCCGGCCGGCGACCTGCGGGCCGCGGATGGCACGGCTTCCGGCGGTTGA
- the glyQ gene encoding glycine--tRNA ligase subunit alpha has translation MNYQELIFRLERFWADQGCIILQPYDMEVGAGTMHPATFLRALGPEPWRAAYVQPSRRPTDGRYGENPNRLQRYYQYQVLLKPAPADVLEIYLDSLRAIGIRPEEHDVRFVEDDWESPTLGAWGLGWEVWVDGMEVTQFTYFQQVGGLELSAIPAEITYGLERLGLYIQKKASVFDLEWVDGITWGDVYHRNEVEQSRFNFEASDPAVLRDLFDTWEREARRLVEQELVLPAYEHVLKCSHTFNLLDARGAISVAERTAYIGRVRQLARRCAEAYLAQREAMGFPLLRRGAPIREAEAGDADGVAALATGSGRGERHEEPAR, from the coding sequence GTGAACTACCAGGAGCTCATCTTCCGCCTGGAGCGATTCTGGGCCGACCAGGGTTGCATCATCCTCCAGCCCTACGACATGGAGGTCGGCGCCGGCACCATGCACCCCGCCACCTTCCTGCGGGCGCTGGGCCCCGAGCCGTGGCGGGCCGCCTACGTCCAGCCCTCTCGACGACCTACGGACGGTCGCTATGGTGAAAACCCCAACCGCTTGCAGCGTTACTACCAGTACCAGGTGCTGCTCAAGCCCGCGCCCGCCGACGTGCTGGAGATCTACCTCGACAGCCTGCGCGCCATCGGCATCCGCCCCGAGGAGCACGACGTGCGCTTCGTGGAGGATGACTGGGAGTCGCCCACGCTGGGTGCCTGGGGCCTGGGCTGGGAGGTCTGGGTCGACGGCATGGAGGTGACCCAGTTCACCTATTTCCAGCAGGTGGGCGGGCTGGAGCTGTCGGCCATCCCGGCGGAGATCACCTACGGCCTCGAGCGCCTGGGACTCTACATCCAGAAGAAGGCCTCGGTCTTCGACCTGGAGTGGGTCGACGGCATCACCTGGGGCGACGTCTACCACCGCAACGAGGTGGAGCAGTCCCGCTTCAACTTCGAGGCCAGCGACCCGGCCGTGCTGCGGGACCTGTTCGACACCTGGGAGCGGGAGGCCCGGCGGCTGGTGGAGCAAGAGCTGGTGCTACCGGCCTACGAGCACGTGCTCAAGTGCTCCCACACCTTCAATTTGCTGGACGCCCGGGGCGCTATCAGCGTGGCCGAGCGCACCGCCTACATCGGGCGGGTGCGCCAGCTGGCCCGCCGGTGCGCCGAGGCGTACCTGGCCCAGCGGGAGGCCATGGGCTTCCCGCTGCTGCGCCGGGGGGCGCCCATCCGGGAGGCGGAGGCGGGCGACGCCGACGGGGTGGCCGCGTTGGCCACGGGCTCGGGTCGAGGGGAGCGCCATGAAGAGCCTGCTCGTTGA
- the glyS gene encoding glycine--tRNA ligase subunit beta, with protein sequence MKSLLVEIGVEELPARVVDDAMRQLVDGLATALEQARLGSVRRRGFATPRRLAALLDGVAERQQEREVRVRGPARRVAFDEQGQPTRAALGFARSQGVTPESLVVERTPEGEYVFAVKREPARPAEEVLAEVIPQVVRRVAFTRSMRWGPPELRFARPIRWLVVLWGDQVLPVSLDGLQAGRESRGHRLAHPGPVAIPRADAYEVTMESVAVIADPERRRRMVAEEIEAAAARNAGHPLATPALLDEIANLVEYPVALVGRFDPGYLELPREVLMTTMAAHQRYVAVAGDDGRLLPAFVVVANGPHIHEALVREGNERVLEARLADARFFWREDRKQPLGSRVEQLRGVVFHERLGSMHDKVQRLVELVRYLSGRFELAPADAAAAERAAALSKADLVTHMVYEFPELQGIMGREYARASGEPEAVAVALAEQYQPRGAGDELPATPAGAVLSLADRLDTLVGFFGIGLGPTGSEDPFALRRHALALVRIVLARSWHGSLREAIGRAAGLYGDRLDRPVTELAAELEEFIRQRLRGLLADQGLAADVVEAALGAGDDDLAAVAHRARELARVVEAPYFDDALVAFQRAYNITRGRLDDGEVEASLLQEPSERALVEAMAQGLPEADERLTAGDVAGAVRRLAELRPAVDRFFDDVLVMAEDERVRANRLRILSRLVRAFARIANFAALTARAAARA encoded by the coding sequence ATGAAGAGCCTGCTCGTTGAGATCGGCGTGGAGGAGCTCCCCGCCCGGGTCGTCGACGACGCGATGCGCCAGCTGGTCGACGGGCTGGCCACCGCCCTCGAGCAGGCCCGGCTGGGCAGCGTGCGGCGCCGGGGCTTCGCCACGCCGCGGCGGCTGGCCGCCCTCCTGGACGGCGTGGCGGAGCGCCAGCAGGAGCGGGAGGTGCGGGTGCGCGGGCCCGCCCGCCGGGTGGCCTTCGACGAGCAGGGGCAGCCGACCCGGGCGGCCCTGGGCTTCGCCCGCTCCCAGGGGGTGACGCCCGAGTCGCTGGTGGTGGAGCGCACCCCCGAGGGGGAGTACGTCTTCGCCGTCAAGCGCGAGCCGGCGCGCCCCGCCGAGGAGGTGCTGGCCGAGGTCATCCCGCAGGTGGTGCGGCGGGTAGCCTTCACCCGCTCCATGCGCTGGGGGCCGCCCGAGCTGCGCTTCGCCCGGCCCATCCGGTGGCTGGTGGTGCTGTGGGGCGATCAGGTGCTGCCGGTCTCCCTCGACGGCCTGCAGGCCGGCCGCGAGAGCCGGGGCCACCGCCTGGCCCATCCCGGCCCCGTGGCCATCCCCCGGGCCGACGCCTACGAGGTGACGATGGAGTCGGTGGCCGTCATCGCCGACCCCGAGCGGCGCCGCCGCATGGTGGCGGAGGAGATCGAGGCGGCCGCGGCCCGCAACGCCGGTCACCCCCTGGCCACGCCGGCCCTGCTCGACGAGATCGCCAACCTGGTGGAGTACCCGGTGGCGCTGGTGGGGCGCTTCGACCCGGGGTACCTGGAGCTGCCCCGGGAGGTGCTGATGACGACCATGGCCGCGCACCAGCGCTACGTGGCCGTGGCCGGCGACGACGGGCGCCTGCTGCCCGCCTTCGTGGTGGTGGCCAACGGGCCCCACATCCACGAGGCGCTGGTACGCGAGGGCAACGAGCGGGTGCTGGAGGCCCGCCTGGCCGATGCCCGCTTCTTCTGGCGGGAAGACCGCAAGCAGCCGCTCGGGTCGCGGGTGGAGCAGCTCCGGGGCGTCGTCTTCCACGAGCGGCTGGGCTCGATGCACGACAAGGTGCAGCGTTTGGTGGAGCTGGTGCGCTACCTCTCCGGGCGCTTCGAGCTGGCGCCGGCCGACGCGGCGGCCGCCGAGCGGGCGGCGGCGCTCTCCAAGGCCGACCTCGTGACCCACATGGTCTACGAGTTTCCCGAGCTGCAGGGCATCATGGGACGGGAGTACGCCCGAGCCAGCGGGGAGCCCGAGGCGGTGGCGGTGGCCCTGGCGGAGCAGTACCAGCCTCGAGGCGCCGGCGACGAGCTGCCCGCCACGCCGGCCGGCGCGGTGCTGAGCCTGGCCGACCGGCTCGACACGCTGGTGGGTTTCTTCGGCATCGGGCTGGGGCCGACGGGGTCGGAGGACCCCTTCGCCCTGCGGCGCCACGCGCTGGCCCTGGTCCGCATCGTCCTGGCCCGTTCGTGGCACGGTTCCCTTCGCGAGGCCATCGGGCGGGCGGCCGGCCTCTACGGGGACCGCCTCGACCGGCCCGTGACGGAGCTCGCCGCGGAGCTGGAGGAGTTCATCCGCCAGCGGCTGCGGGGGCTGCTGGCCGACCAAGGGCTGGCGGCCGACGTGGTGGAGGCGGCGCTGGGCGCGGGCGACGACGACCTGGCCGCGGTCGCCCATCGGGCCCGGGAGCTGGCGCGGGTCGTCGAGGCGCCCTACTTCGACGACGCGCTGGTCGCCTTCCAGCGGGCCTACAACATCACGCGCGGCCGCCTGGACGACGGGGAGGTGGAGGCGAGCCTCCTGCAGGAGCCGTCAGAGCGGGCGCTGGTGGAGGCGATGGCGCAGGGGCTGCCGGAGGCGGACGAGCGGCTGACGGCCGGCGACGTGGCGGGCGCCGTGCGGCGCCTGGCGGAGCTGCGGCCGGCGGTGGATCGCTTCTTCGACGACGTGCTGGTGATGGCAGAGGACGAGCGGGTGCGCGCCAACCGGCTGCGGATCCTCTCCCGGCTGGTGCGAGCCTTCGCCCGGATCGCGAATTTCGCCGCGCTGACCGCGCGGGCGGCGGC